Below is a window of Humulus lupulus chromosome 2, drHumLupu1.1, whole genome shotgun sequence DNA.
AAGGCAAATTCAGTTACTATTTTCATTTTATGTCAAACATACAATACAATTCATTTGTTCTATCCTCAATGACAATAACATTAATTTTTCAGTTAGAATATTACGTCTTTATCCTTACTTTAGTGCATACAGCACAAACATCTTCAAAATTCCATCTCATAGACTTTTTTTAAAGATTACTGGTCATTATTAGATCACATTTACAAGTCCTAGCATGTTGATTTCCTGACCTTAAAACGGCCAACTAAAAACAGAAAGAGAACAAAATTGACACTCAAACACAGAACCACTCTATCAAAACTCCTAAACCCTTGATTATCGACTAGGAATGTCAAATGGAGCTATTTCTTCTAGCAATACTAAGGAAATCTTCAATACTGACATATATACATCAAAGTATTATTCTTGAAACATGGATATAAGTGTAAAATAAAAACCTTGAGGATTGCTTACCAGAGCTATTTGGGCTCCATcgttggagtcgaaatggagatGACATGCCAAGAACGGATACAGATGATGCATTGTTATGTCTGAAAAGTAGGAGATAAAGCTTTCGCAAAAATTTCGGCCTCCAATTGCCAGCACACGATAATGCACAAAGAAGGAGAAACAGTGATATAAATAAAACTATAAGAAGAAGAAACGAATTTATCTCCATCTGAAGTATTTCATAGTTGTGAATCCCCATTCTATTCGAAAATGCATTCCCAGCTTCCAACAGAGCCACTCTAAGAGTCCATGTAATGCCACCAGAACCAATGGTGATTTCACTATCCTTAATGTGCAAGCCCTCTCTCAACAGTGATACAATATAGGGTACCCTAAAGCAGTACTGTTCAATAAACGGTTGCGGAGCAACGCTATTCTTTGTAGCTTCCCATGTCCTTTCACAAAATCCCCGACCCTTTTCCAATATGTTATCAAGTGTTGCATCTGAAGTTACGTTGAAAAACCGATAAACCACAAAGAAGCCAGACAATGCATAAAAacaaaattgttttgatagtgtTAACCAGCTACTGTGGATACAATATTGATGGAAGaagataaaaaatgaaaaaaaaaatgagaataaaaaGTATGGTGATGAATGTCTCAGTTTTTTCAATCAAAGAATTATGTaacaaaatattttatcaaatataaatgataaaaattaacacaaataaattaaaattataaaaataatctcaaaatatatcaaaataagtACTGAAAAAagtataaaagaaaaaatatggtATATAAATAAAGATTTACAAATATATGAgaaaaaaactcccataaaaatgtaaacgaAAAAAGTATCCCATAAAAAGCTTTAAAAAAAACtgccatatttttcaaaatttataaaaaaaatctcatatttagtGTAATTTcctttcaaaattattattattattttttaaaaagaaatcttaaactaataattttttagttaatgacttattttatttttgaaacttataatataaaaacaaatatacatatatcaaactataaaatgataaataatatattttttttatttaaagaaattgatttgtaaaacttttatatcattattttagtttaaaataacaaatgaaatattatttaaaataaaataatagtatttttttaattttaaaaattatacttgattctagtattcaatagatatatttttttaattctattaaaaaatatttcatgagtaaaattattttgattaaatatattattatattaattttatgaaaatatgaaaatttcACAGATTCCTAAGTACAACCAAACACAGAATGTGATATTTTCAGGAATCATAGATAAGATTACAATGCACAATCAAACACAATGATATAAGTTTCCAGACTATCAGATTACTCTCTTCAACTTTTCCAGTAATATGAAATCTGTGAAGTCTTCGTACCAAACAACCCTTAGTCTAAAGTAAGCCACTGTCTTTATCCTCTTTTTATGCGATGAACCATTTTTGAATGGTTCAACATGCATGGTTCTTGAGAGATCAGGTAAGTCGAGGGTTGCTATCGTCGACACCATAATTATACTTTTCAAACTTGTTGATTTGTTCTAGCCAAGTGACAAGTCGACAGCGACTTGCTATTTTGTGTGGGGTTTCTCTGTTTCAAAGGCTTTTTGTGTGAAAGAAAAAAGGAGTCGTAATGCATCACATTTAACACCAAACTTTCACCACTGAAAATCATATTGTTAAAATTAATTTGTCTACAAATGAAAAACGTAAAACTATAGACCTCTATTATAAAgtccctatatttatatattgtccTTTAGCAATTGTCCATAGAGTCGTTCTCAAATTGTCATCTATCGGCATTAGCCATGTGCATACCATATgaaatattttaaaagaaataacaaaattaATTGGTGGCACAAATGAAATAAACAAGAAGAATCTTGAAAATTATTGTAAATATATATCCAATCAGACAAATTGTATTACAATCCCATTCTTTCCCTTGGTtagttttatataaaaattattatattttttaattatcatttaaatgTTATATAAATAAGCAATGTCATGTATTATAAAAAAATgatacaaacatatataaaaaattaagccATAACATTATCTATAAttgtaaaagaaataaataatatcatattttttatttaaaaaattcctTAAATTAAGAATGTGTTAGATACACactttttacatataaaaatatgatGCAATCTAGTTTCaaagtaaattatttgatgttgtttattggtttgaaatttagtgttcataataatttaaattttggtagattttatgtttttatttatatattatatatgataattttaattttaaaattaaatacttttttttctaattttctttttagaaaaagtattcaataaaataaaatattattaagaaACTCTGAATTGAaagtttgaatttaaaaagtttatttgatgaaattttaattatttaatgaaaaaaattaaagtaaacaaaatctatatataaatatatattattcaattaatggCTAGagtaattaaaataagtaatttctcataaaaaaaataataaaaaaaagaaatatgcatatttatgtcttatgtcactattacatatatgcttggataaacaaaatatattaaatgacaaaataaataattaataaaagaaataaaataataaatttaaacacataaatatgtttttgttatagtttttaaaacataattgatatattattttcaatactttaatatgaaattttaaaatatgtgaccAGAAATTAATATagctcatttattattttttaatttatttaccttattaggatgactttaatattttttaatttatttaccttattaagatgactttattattttttaatttatttaccttatttagaaaattaacagtgttagaaaataataaaaagaaagtaTTAAATCTAATGGAAACTAACAATTTCCGTTAAActtacatttataatatatacagATATATAGAAGAATTTTCAATAGTTACGATACCGTTACATTTTTAGTGACCTTTTATAGAAGTTTTTAATAGATCATGAATATATAAATTTCCattcttaaatttttattttagaattaaaaataaatttctaaatataaaattaaattagttatttatttataatcattatgtgattataacATCAAAAATACACAATTAATTAATTGATGTTTCTATAAGTAAAATGTTTATATTACTTTATTTTTAACACTTTAGttctaatttaaatattaaacattttttttaaaaaaaattacgttCCTGTGTATGCtctataattttctttttattaagaATTCAAAAATCTCTTATTGTTTGTAGCAAGTTTTGGATATATTATCTCACAAAGCAAACGCATTAGtcaacactacaccaaatacccatttacATAACAcaagaatataatactaataaaaaagtactATGTTCGGGCACTTTATGAAAAAAAGGCGGTAATAATTTTCACCATCCCGCCTCTtagtaatttttttcattttgagACCTGAAAATTTCAGAGACCGTGAGACAAAATTCCTTTCCTTCAAttccttctcctttttcctcatcattctctctccgctctctcggatctctttctcccaccagacctctctccttcactctttctctctcgccTGTGTGTTTATGGATCCCGACCTTCCCCTACACGCGCTGGCTAGGGATCTTCAGAGGGCATCGAAGCTTCGACCCACGCGGGCCCAAGCCCTCACACGACAGCAGAGGTGAACGACAACACCGGAGGCcagctcttcttctcctcttccctTTGTGCGGCCAAGCCTTCTTCCCAGTGTGAGACCAACTAGCTCCATCGAGACTTTAGTTAGGGCATTCTTCGTCGCCCAGCCACCTTCTCCAGCCTAGAGCCATGCAAGCCGAGCATTTCAGCATTTTggtatttttctcttttttttttttctgtgatgagttttctttttctacaaaataacTTATATTTCAATAAGTTTGATTGAGTATTACTGATTTTGTTGAAAATGTTTGTATTTGATAGTGGTGTTCCATTATTAGTGATTCATTTGTGAGAATGGAAATGTTTATAAAATATACAATTTAACTATATAATTAATGTAGTTATGATGTTTGATTGAAtgtttgaatgaaaaaaaaaagctatagacatatatttatttgATCTAGTTTTTGTAACCTGTTTCtgattttctttcttgctaggtACTTGGGGCATTGAATTAGCTGCACAGTTGTAGCTTCTGTACTATTCGGGACTATTGTTTCTCATCATATTTCAGTTTCAAACCCATTAGCTGCAAAAAGAGATGCCTTACAAAGCACTGTTACAGAGCACTCCTATTTTGGGCTTTGGATGTATGttatatatacatatcaacatattgatagatataacaataaaaataagctACTAATATTACCAACTATTCTTGATGGTGATACTCTGAGCTTTTCAGGTGAAACCAAAAGAATGTCTCTTGAAGCCATGGTGAGTCCTTTGTATATTTATACTCATAAATATTCCATTAATCTTCTTATTAATATAAACTAATATGTGTTAATAATTCTGCACTTTGCCAGGTGAAGAGCACAGGAAAAGAATCATTACAATGGGGTAAATGTGAGAGCAGCTTCATTAGCTCAATGTTCTTAATTACTTGAAAACCATTTAAAACTCACTCTTTTTGTGTTCTtgcttatacatatatatatgtatatggcaGGACTGGCTGGTGGAGTGTATTCAGGTCTCACCTATGGACTGACCAAAGCTTGAGGAGCTCATGATTGGTTAAGACAGACCACtctaaattattattttcaattataaaagtGTATGATTATGATCGCCATATCATATGTGTATTCAACATCAAGAAGGCTTGATGAAACTATGGCTACAGAAATTGAGAGTTTGAGGTGACAATTTTAATGCAGTTCATGATCTAGATATTaggttttgaattttttttttcataaagctTGTCAAGCATGGAGGCTATGCAGAATGTTCTGGAACTCCTAAGTGACATGCTACAGGCAGTAAATCCTGGTGATTCTGCGGTATGAGCAATGAATTTTTTTCATCTCTATGATCTATGATATGAGCTACTTGTCCCCTTTTTTTAATTTCTATGAGCTACTTATCCTTGAAACTTAATGTGGTTCTTTTGCCATTCTGTTCAGGCTGTAAAAGATGAAGTGATAGTTGAGCTTGTTAATAGGTGCCGCACCAACCAGAAAAAGCTGATGTAGATGCTCACTTCAACTGGGTTAGTTTCATCTATACATTAAGGATATTTAATTAAGAATAATTTGctcattgtattttatattaGTGTTTTCCTGGTGTGCCCTTTTATGCTGTGCATCTTTACAAGGATTGATAGTCATGCCAGGTTGTACTGTTATGGTTCATCTCCATGGCTGCCAGATTATTGTTTAGTCGTATCCATACATAGATATATATACATAAGTTTAGACCTTATGTTATAAGCTACtgcattcatacatatatatttggatATAATTGTAGATTTTCTATCTGTTATAAGTTACTGAATCCATAAATATGCAGGTTCTGCCTACTATACATCTCATTACCATGATTTCAAATTTGTGTACCACAAGCAtattggtgttattaaaagcattttttcttgtagcatgctgtataaactttattgcatgttattaaaagcattttttcttgtttttataagtattttgtcTTTGTAACAAAAGCTATCTTTGAGTTGGTAACAAAATCTGTCTTTCAGTTGGTATCAACTGAAACATATAAGTGTAAAGATTTAATTACAATGGTAATTAAGTAAGTAACATTCTGAGTGCATAATCAATTGCTGATTTTATGTCTATTACTTTTCAGCTTTTTCATgtagctctttcttcttcttcttcttcttctttattattattattcatctaTATCTACCCTCAATTAACTAGATTGCTTAGTTTAAGTGGAATAATGATGAAGCTAATGTAACTTGTGGCTTACATTTATTCATCTTTTTAGTATTGCATATAAACAGAAACCATTATTATTAACATACGTCAACTTTTTGCATGCCTTGACATAAACCACCCTTTTTGCAAAAACTAATTGTTTTAATGCCCCATCATTCATCACCATgaatattaattattttgatcTACGTAATCACCAAGCTTGGGTTGCTATTCGTTTACGACTTGGAGACGGCTACTGGAGTTTACAGAAATAGAATCCGTCCAGATCCAATTTTCCTAACATCGGAGGCTTTGTCACTAGGGGGATTTTACGCAATTAACAGGTGGGGCCAAGTGTTATTGGCTACTGTTAATGAACAAACAATTGTGCCTTTCGTTAGTGGGCAGGCATGTATCACAAATTGGTTTATCCTTATGGTTAGTAGATTATGATAAATatttggaatttaaattttatatcttGACTTTTTGCAGTTGAACAATTTGGAGCTTGCTGTCAATCTGGCAAAAAGAGGAAATCTTCCCGGTGCTGAGAATCTGCTGTGTTTTTGTTTCTATTAAATCTTTAACTTGACTGATGATTACTGAGTGGGTTGTACAgaaaatatatcacaataaatcCAATCCATTTATGAGAAATGAATCCATTCATGCACTATTTAAGTGAAAGATGCTAAACACAAACTAATCAAAATTATGCCACATCACTTAGGGACTAAATTATAAGTTGCAATCAATATGAAGGCACTAAACTATAAGTTGCATCCAttccatatatttcataagttaaTTAAAGTATGTGATGATTCTCAATGAATCACTGATAAGTGAATTGGCTATATGGCAGTTTAGTTAGTTATATAAATTAGTTCATATACTGTAAACTTTAGGATAGAAAAGTTCAAAAATTTCTTTACTCTGTCATTATTTTGTGCTTGACTAGTACTAGAGAAGGTGAGGCTTTTAACTATCCAGAAGCTGTAATAATAACTATTGTCCTTTCTCATTAAACAAACTGAAAaaggttgaataaaacaaaaaaacattTATACTCTAATGTCACAAAAATGTACAAGACTATTTCTGGATGATCAAACAAAATTAACTTAGATAATCTTTAAGTAAATGGCTAACTCATTAGAAGAGCAAACATTTCTATCTACTAGCTAGACATAAATCTTAGGTTTGAGACTGAAGCTTTGAAACTCCTTTAGCCAATTAAATTCTAACTTCTAAGTAAAGTTGCTAGCTTTGAAAAGCATGGTGGATTAAAACAAAAAAACCTTCACAAAAAactatatataactataaatataATCTCATAGTCAAATACATAAAATACATAAAGTCAAAGTCATAAAcaaacatgtgtctaattttctaCACGTAATTTTTGAGTTAGGCAAGTCAACCCTGTAAACGACCCATTTATTATACAAGTTAGAAACTTCAACTTAAAACTAATTCAACCCCCTTATAATTAAAATCCAAACCAACAAACTTAATGCAAGTTTCAAGTCATATTATCATGTTTGACCTATTTTGCCACCTTCAATCTTGACCAAAAAGTGGTCAGAAATCAACTATATCTTAGATAAAGTGTTTTTCCTCTGCCTGTGATATTCTTCTATCTTCCCTACAATCTTTATTCTGTAACAAAGGAAAACACTTGATACCTATGGGAACCAAGATATAGAAACATTTTAAAGTTAGATACTTATAGTCTAAAGAAGAAGAAACTAAAGAAAGCATTAATATTCATTTACAGAGTCATTCGTTATAGCTATACTTGAAACATATCTTTGTGATATTACAGCTATACTTATACTAGAGAAAGTAGATTCATATTGTTTTATGcataattttatgaaatatatGAATATTGCATCTGGTCTGGGATTTCTTTTTCTTCTGTTGTTATAGATTATGTCTGGTCTGGGATTtagatgtgtatatatatttaagaaaTATGAATATTGCACATGCTCTTGTATTTGGAGCCCATCAAGATGGGTTTGAGTTTCAGAGTAAGTGTCATATTCACAATACTAGAGTCTAGACCACCATTTTTAGTTTCCATTTAACACTCTTACCACTTATGTACATATCTAAGCTTTGCCTTTGGAGCCCATTTATTGCCATGTGGCAATAATTGTTACAATTGTGTTTGTTATAAGGTTTGTATGCTTTTTAAGCTGTATTCTATGCTCTCTAGATTATATACCCAAGAAAGTAGCTTTTTAAGTTGTATTCTATGCTCTCTAGATTAATATTAATATTGGTTTTGGCTATATAGAGTGATTGGTAGGGAAATAGAAGTTATTGACTCTAGCAATAAATCAGTATTCCTgactttagattttttttttaatataatctGATTCTGATTCTGAAACTTTGCTACCTTCTTGTGAGAGTATACATGGCTTAGAAACATCAGAAGACAGGAAACCAAAGTTAGCTGTATTTAAACCAAAGTTAATGGCAGAATGCTTCACACTATCAAGGCTGAGGTACAATATATTAGGgtttttattgttttcttttgGCTCTCAAAATATATACTATGTTGGCTaatttaaagtttatatatttatacatgattTGAGAAAATGTTTTGTGTGTGTTATGCAGGTTTGTAGgcgtgatggtggtggtggtgagggTTCGTGGTAGTGGCTCAAAGGGCAAAGGGTGGTGTCTTCTTCATATCAATGTCTGGGTTGTTGAGTGATGCTGAGAtaagattttattttcatttaaaaatgggtttgtaaatttgattaTTTTACTTTTGAGAATAACTTGTGTGTTTCATATTTGTTTCTGtcttgagtttactgattatttTTAAAGATTTATCTATGGTTGAGTATGTTAAATCTTGTATTTTGAATTTACTGCATATTTTTATacaaatttatgtgtgttttttcATAAACACATGTTTGCATAATAATCTATGGAGTTTTTTCTGATTCTCTTGATGTGATAATGTGTGCATAGAATCTGTTTGATTATATTCTTGAATGACTTGTATTTTCTTTAACACATTGCTTCACCCTTCCTAGTAGTACACATTTTTGCTCTATTAAGTCCAGACCTCATCTGATgcacttgctgtttttttttaatgttacatttgaagtctgttaaaatagttaagataaaAGTGTGTTGGCTTGGTGTGATTATGTGTAAATTTCCCTGTCAATTTACTTCAGGAACTTTCATATCTTATAAAAATTATCTATACATATGCATACACACTTTAAAATCTTGCAAGCCTACTGGTACACATTATGCATAATTCAAAATCTCAGACATGTATAACTTCCTTGTTGTATAGTATGCAAGTAATGATCAAGAGGACAAGTATTCCTTTGTTATGTTTGTAAGTTTGTATCATGTATCATGTATTAGGGTCTTAGTTTTGAAGGTCAGTATAGGCTGGTTATTTATTTAGAATATTTGAAAATGTCTAATTTTAAAATCCCTAACCACTTTTTGTGATTTAAATATTCCTTTCAGGCTCTGTTTGGGGACTTGTCTTGAGGTATCATTGATTTTCAATTTTTGTTTTCACTTTTCACCCATGTTTGGATCTCATAAAACCTTGTACTTTTTCTTATTCACGTGTTATTTGATTGAACTGAAACTTGGTTGTGCATTTTGTTTTTATTGATGGGTTAGCTGACCTATGTTTAAAGCTTTGGCCATCAACATAACATGGTGGTATTACTTGTTCTGGTTCATCAACTTGGCTAATGGCATATCCACTAATTAAATATCTATGAGCTGAGTACTCAAGTCTCAGAGCATCTTATTAATTTAAGTATTACTAGTAAATAGTTGTTTAAATCTGATTTTAATTTGGCTGGTACCTTGTTACTTAATGAAATTCTTTGATGATATTTCTTATGAAGAATCTAAACATGTGCTCTAAATATCTTTGATAGACAATGCTCTGTTGAGGTTAGGTTTCTTCATTCATGTTTTGTCTAGTGCAACTTAAGCAGTTTATTCATTTTAGGCTTGTTGTTCAGAAACTTTAACCCAAGGATCCTGCACTAGCAATTAAAATCATTAAAGAGAAACCATTCGTTTGAGCAGTTTTTATTTACACTTTAATTGTAAACATGTTTAATTTATTAAGTATGTTTGACAGTGGTTATTGTAATCCTAGTGATGACTAAGTGATTATAATGCATTTATATACTAAATACAAGAGGTGCACAAGAAATCAAGGTAATCCTAGTGATGACTAAGCTTCGAATCTGCTGTCTTACTCTAATTTTTAGCTCATTATAAGTGATGTGTTCTCTTTTTCTATTTAACACTTCTATATATTTCAATAAAGTTCAGTTCATTCATTCTCTATCCTCTCTGATTTTCTCATTCACTTTCATTTCTGAatttaactgtttgttttgtgGAAAATTCATATGCTTAGAATTTTCTTTCTTAATAGGCTGATATGACCATGTTAGAAGACGAACTACCAACAAAAAGATGACTTTCATCAGCCCTTGTCAAGGTATAATGAAGAAAGTCTTCTGTTGTGCTTTAGAATTATGTTGCTGAAtgtttctttcattttcattaaGTTTTAGGTATTGATAGAGTACTCTGTATGGCAGTGGAATTTTCTCTTCGTTCATCTCTTAGCttattgttttaagttgcatgttttgttgcttcagtcgttgttttgcatggtagtacatcttgctataccctgctgtttcgtcaagttttggagttattacaaatttaatttaaattgtatatgcttacaggtggaaactagcttaagtcttatgttcttaataataaaaggactttttttttacaaggtgaaggtatattgagatgatttctttggagcaattcttgacaacatttgtagttgaggcctttagaatggaagaatgtatttcactaatttttgtatacatttcttgttttgtatttagtgataaaggaatctgaattgggcataaattatgttgtaatatgatttcttaagcctagactagtacactaaatattgtaattacatttgactaattaataaaaatctatttatgttaccttatttggcttcaactttcatatttgttttcctagttctGTGTAAGTAacaaaagattatgtttctctaagctaatataacacatgtgttatactaaagtgtagtataacacaaaaaaagtgttatactaaagtgtagtataacataaatttataagtattgaaatgtgttatataatcaactataaataacataattaaacacttatctatttataaaataacacagaaattgtgttatcgttgacagtataacaacacatctgtataacaatgataaagtgttatgtaaagtaccctgacctacgataacatagtcggtcttaacacatcaaacaGTGTtgtggtatgttttgataacacattttcggtgttattaaaagcattttttcttgtagtgcaataTTAACTGTTAATGAAACTATATTCAATTATGGTATAGAATTTAATCCATTTGATCAATTTTTATATAATAACTTGTCATACCATCATCAACTATATATGTGTTAacgtcgttttttgtcaacttaaaatgtagagcaattaaacaatcaGAACTATGACGCAGATGAATGATATGGCAGAACAATaagagttttacgtggttcagcagttaaatctgcctagtccacgagtctattttatttagACTTTTAGTTTTCTGGAAATCCgtcagagatgaattctccagagtttttctCAATATATCAGAAGATTCATcctttacaaatgttcatgacctctctatttatagagagttctcAGAGtttattcccacatatttcgggaagatacttctgcttattaattaaaataaagatattaaatactgtaactcctatatacaaggaaacgtcccctgaagaccaggaaacagGTAACAGaattgttaatatccctttattgttgggaagttacaacaataaatatctttaaacatatGGAACGCGTTACATCAAATGACTCACCAAATCTTCGAGGTTAGCAACCAACATCATGTCAGTGAAGGTTTACAGATAAGTTACGAACTAGTCGCTTTATTCCAAGACTAGCTCGGAGTAGATAAATACCATCGAGACAGTTACATTTCGAGCTTGTGCTctttaagctcgggctacttgaccCAAAGATACCCGACAACGAATGTATCCTGATTCTATGTTCTTTCGAGGTTGGAAAGGATCCCGAGGTTACCCGTCTTCAAGGTTGCCGCCTTGCTCTGAGGTTCTGAcatctggaccacgaacatgtgttttatatatctcgagctcacacttgacgagtccagctttcgaggttacAATCTTAggtctcgaaatctaggtgtaacattttgccccctcaaaagtattagttcgagtcctacgagaaggaaacttttgaaatACTTCATTCGGGAACCGTTCCATCaacatactcgagtgtggacacacatcagttgggtattgctcactcaaagtacttgagtaccttggaaatctacCCACGTCTATCCGCCTACCATTCTTTTGGGTACTATCACCTCACGAGTTCCTATCCATTTGATCTGATAcgaaatctggccaatggcccagattaatccaaccctttgtaGTCCCACGGGCTTATAAATAGGCCTCAGGACGTCTTCTTCCTCTTTTATTTTCACGTTCATCagagagaaaaaggaaagaaaaaactaGAAACCTTCTTGCCCacatcttgcatgttctccaagctgaGAAGACAAATCCACGTTGGACTTTTTGAGTCTGTGAAATCGCACTTACAACCACTTATACAATcgtccatttctctgtttccttcaatcacattgtgtaagtattctgttcatggcttctttgcattattttttccatgtatgtttatgtttttgttgCACTGTGGGCACTAGAATTCTTTTTGGTCCACATATTAGTTTAATGCAGTAGGATGCTTCGATCGATAGATATTAGACTCAAACCCAATTACTGTGTAAAAAGGCTCAAATATGGTTCCTTTTTTGAGTTTTCAAATTTCAGAgaacatatcttgcacacca
It encodes the following:
- the LOC133816011 gene encoding TOM1-like protein 7 → MIMIAISYVYSTSRRLDETMATEIESLSLSSMEAMQNVLELLSDMLQAVNPGDSAAVKDEVIVELVNRCRTNQKKLM